GTCGACGTGCCGTACAAGGAGGTGGTTTATTTCTGCGCCGGCATCAACCACCAGTCGTTCTTTCTGGAGTTTCAGCGCGGCAAGGTTGACCTTTACCCGCGCATCTTTGACGCCGTTAACCGGCCCGAGATTTACGGCGAAGAACCCGCGCGGATCGAACTCCTGAAGCACTTCGGGTACTTCGTCACCGAATCGAGCGGCCACACCAGCGAGTACGTTCCGTACTTCCGGAAAAACGCAAAAATGGTCGAGAACGAGCTCGTGCCGAAATTTACCAGTGACGTGAATGACTGGCTCGATTACGGCCGGACCGGCGGTTATCTGCGGCACTGCCGTAATCGTTTAAAGACGTTCCAGCAGGAATTTGATGAAATCCTGGCGGAAGATCCGCCGCTGGCGCGCACCCACGAGTACGGGTCCTACATCATTGAGGCGATCGAGACCAACTGCCCGATCCGCATCAACGGCAACGTGCCGAACGTGCACCTGATTGATAACCTGCCCGAAGGCTGCTGCGTGGAGGTGCCGTGCCTTGTGGACGGCAACGGGATTCAGCCGAGTTACGTCGGGTCGTTGCCGCCTCAGCTCGCCGCGCTGAACCGCACGAACATCAACGTTCAGGAACTCATCGTCGAGGCCGCCCTCACCGGCAGCAAGGAAGCCGTCTACCACGCCGTCATGCTTGACCCGCTGACCGCGGCGGTTTGCACCCTGCCGCAGATCCGTCAAATGGTGGACGAATTGCTCGACGCGCAAGCCGACTGGATCGCCGTCGAGTAAGCAGCGGGCACGGCCGGGAAAGTTCGGAGTTCGGGGTTCGGGGTTCGGAGACACGGCGGGCACAGCGGGTCAGGCGGGCACAACGACAGAGGTTCACACGGCGAACACGGCGAGCCACGGCGAACACGGCGAGAAGATTAAATCATCCGCAGAACACGCAGA
Above is a genomic segment from Verrucomicrobiota bacterium containing:
- a CDS encoding alpha-glucosidase/alpha-galactosidase, yielding MPKITFIGAGSLVFTRNLCNDILLCPALEGSTIALMDVDGQRLEQSRRIVQAIIDKRKLPARVEAHLDRAAAVRGADYVVTTFQQGGLEAYALDIEIPQRYGVEQCVGDTLGPGGVFRALRTIPVLLDLCREMDDHAPDALLLNYVNPMAANCWAVDAGTGRPHVGLCHSVQGTSEMLAKWVDVPYKEVVYFCAGINHQSFFLEFQRGKVDLYPRIFDAVNRPEIYGEEPARIELLKHFGYFVTESSGHTSEYVPYFRKNAKMVENELVPKFTSDVNDWLDYGRTGGYLRHCRNRLKTFQQEFDEILAEDPPLARTHEYGSYIIEAIETNCPIRINGNVPNVHLIDNLPEGCCVEVPCLVDGNGIQPSYVGSLPPQLAALNRTNINVQELIVEAALTGSKEAVYHAVMLDPLTAAVCTLPQIRQMVDELLDAQADWIAVE